A genomic stretch from Bordetella sp. N includes:
- a CDS encoding class III extradiol ring-cleavage dioxygenase codes for MRWPTLFVSHGSPMLAVDPGRTGPALAEWAQRLPKPDAILVVSPHWMGHGLAVSTRDRQQAWHDFGGFPQELYTLQYAAPGSPELAGRVAGLLGGAGLTVHDDPKRPLDHGAWVPLRYLYPDVDVPVVQLALDAGRDATAQYKLGQLLSPLRDENVLIIGSGSLTHNLRHVQRGHDAAPLPYVEPFQSWFAQHIAARDTEALLAWETRAPGAAQAHPSDEHLMPFYVAWGAGEGPGVRLLDEVAYGALAMDAYQFGELADATPTRAEPLTATA; via the coding sequence ATGCGCTGGCCCACGCTTTTCGTATCCCATGGCTCCCCCATGCTGGCGGTAGACCCCGGCCGCACCGGCCCTGCGCTGGCCGAGTGGGCGCAACGTTTGCCCAAGCCGGATGCCATCCTGGTGGTGTCGCCCCATTGGATGGGCCACGGCCTGGCGGTCAGCACGCGCGATCGCCAGCAGGCCTGGCATGACTTCGGCGGTTTCCCGCAGGAGCTCTATACCCTGCAATACGCCGCGCCCGGTTCGCCCGAGCTGGCGGGGCGGGTGGCCGGTCTGCTGGGCGGGGCTGGCCTGACCGTGCATGACGATCCGAAGCGGCCCCTGGATCACGGCGCGTGGGTGCCCCTGCGTTATCTGTACCCGGATGTCGACGTGCCCGTGGTGCAGCTGGCGCTGGACGCCGGCCGTGATGCTACCGCGCAATACAAGCTGGGCCAGTTGCTGAGTCCTCTGCGGGACGAGAACGTGTTGATCATCGGTTCGGGATCGCTGACGCACAACCTGCGCCATGTGCAGCGTGGTCACGATGCGGCTCCGCTGCCGTACGTGGAGCCATTCCAGTCCTGGTTCGCGCAACACATCGCGGCCCGCGACACCGAGGCGCTGCTGGCCTGGGAAACGCGTGCGCCCGGTGCCGCGCAGGCGCATCCGAGCGACGAACATCTGATGCCTTTCTACGTGGCCTGGGGCGCCGGCGAAGGCCCCGGCGTCCGCTTGCTCGACGAAGTCGCCTACGGCGCCTTGGCCATGGACGCCTACCAGTTCGGCGAGCTGGCAGACGCCACCCCGACCCGCGCCGAACCCCTGACTGCCACCGCCTGA
- a CDS encoding branched-chain amino acid ABC transporter permease: MNRQTAVYVVLAVLLALLPYAGVYPIFAMKVMCYALFACAFNLLLGFTGLLSFGHAAFLGAAAYATGHALKIWGLPTEAGLIFGVAVAALLGLVIGALAIRRSGIYFAMITLAMSQMVFFFFLQAHFTGGEDGLQNVPRGLLFGFIDLSKDINLYYLVFGLFVIGFGIIWRAINSPFGQVLKALRENEPRAISLGYDVERFKLLAFVLSAALAGLAGSAKTLVFVSATLSDATWQMSGLVILMTLIGGMGTFLGPVIGAFIVVLLENKVGDFGQAMASWTGVDWFRQLGESVTIVIGLIFVICVMAFRRGIAGELQALVDRRRLARNV; encoded by the coding sequence ATGAATCGACAAACCGCTGTCTATGTCGTCCTGGCCGTCCTGCTGGCCCTGCTGCCCTACGCGGGGGTATATCCCATCTTCGCCATGAAGGTGATGTGCTACGCCCTGTTCGCCTGCGCGTTCAACCTGTTGCTGGGCTTCACGGGTCTGCTGTCCTTCGGCCATGCGGCCTTTCTTGGCGCGGCCGCCTACGCCACGGGCCACGCGCTGAAGATCTGGGGGCTGCCCACGGAAGCCGGGCTGATCTTCGGCGTCGCGGTCGCGGCCTTGCTGGGCCTGGTGATCGGCGCCCTGGCCATCCGGCGCAGCGGCATCTATTTCGCCATGATCACCCTGGCCATGTCGCAGATGGTGTTCTTCTTCTTTCTGCAGGCGCACTTCACCGGTGGCGAGGACGGTTTGCAGAACGTCCCGCGCGGCCTGCTGTTCGGCTTCATCGACCTGAGCAAGGACATCAACCTGTACTACCTGGTGTTCGGCCTGTTCGTGATCGGCTTCGGCATCATCTGGCGCGCCATCAACTCGCCGTTCGGGCAGGTGCTCAAGGCCCTGCGGGAGAACGAACCGCGGGCGATCTCGCTGGGCTATGACGTGGAACGCTTCAAGCTGCTGGCATTCGTGCTGTCGGCGGCCCTGGCGGGCCTGGCCGGATCGGCCAAGACCCTGGTGTTCGTGTCGGCCACCTTGTCCGATGCCACCTGGCAGATGTCGGGCCTGGTGATCCTGATGACCCTGATCGGCGGCATGGGCACGTTCCTGGGCCCGGTGATCGGCGCCTTCATCGTGGTGCTGCTGGAAAACAAGGTCGGCGACTTCGGCCAGGCCATGGCCAGCTGGACCGGCGTGGACTGGTTCAGGCAGCTCGGCGAGTCGGTCACCATCGTGATCGGCCTGATCTTCGTGATCTGCGTGATGGCCTTCCGCCGCGGCATCGCCGGCGAGCTGCAGGCGCTGGTCGACCGGCGCCGCCTGGCCCGCAACGTTTAA
- a CDS encoding ABC transporter ATP-binding protein — protein sequence MDDTILETQSLTKEFRGFVAVKGVNLQVRRGHIHALIGPNGAGKTTCFNLLTKFLAPSAGKILFNGQDISSERPAQIARRGIIRSFQISAVFPHLSVLENVRIGLQRKTGLSYHFWRSEKKLRTLDEPARALLEQVDLTEFADETTVNLPYGRKRALEIATTLAMEPELMLLDEPTQGMGHEDVDRVTRLIKRVSVGRTVLMVEHNMNVVSSIADRITVLARGAVLAEGNYAEVARNPAVMEAYMGSTEGQLQGAHA from the coding sequence ATGGACGACACCATCCTGGAGACACAAAGCCTGACCAAGGAGTTTCGTGGCTTCGTTGCCGTAAAAGGCGTGAATTTGCAGGTCCGGCGCGGGCATATCCATGCCCTCATCGGCCCGAACGGCGCCGGCAAGACCACGTGCTTCAATTTGCTGACGAAATTCCTGGCCCCCAGCGCCGGGAAGATTCTCTTCAATGGCCAGGACATCAGCAGCGAACGCCCGGCGCAGATCGCCCGCCGCGGCATCATCCGCTCGTTCCAGATATCCGCGGTATTTCCACACCTCAGTGTTTTGGAAAACGTGCGTATCGGCCTGCAGCGGAAGACGGGGCTGTCATACCACTTCTGGCGCAGCGAGAAAAAACTCCGCACCCTCGATGAGCCGGCCCGCGCGCTGCTCGAACAGGTCGACCTGACCGAGTTCGCTGACGAGACCACTGTCAACCTGCCCTACGGCCGCAAGCGCGCATTGGAAATCGCCACCACCTTGGCGATGGAGCCGGAACTGATGCTGCTGGATGAACCCACGCAGGGCATGGGCCACGAAGACGTGGACCGCGTCACGCGCCTGATCAAGCGCGTCAGCGTGGGCCGGACGGTACTCATGGTCGAACACAATATGAACGTGGTGTCCTCCATTGCCGACCGCATCACGGTACTGGCGCGCGGCGCCGTGCTGGCCGAAGGCAATTACGCCGAAGTCGCCCGCAACCCGGCGGTCATGGAAGCCTATATGGGCAGCACCGAAGGACAACTGCAAGGAGCGCACGCATGA
- a CDS encoding tripartite tricarboxylate transporter substrate binding protein has translation MSINRRHFLTAAGAAALGVAAPALRAEAAWPNRNVRLLVPYTAGGSSDIIARLVSQPLAEALKQTVIVDNRPGANGNLGAAMVVQSDDKHTLLLCDLGALVISPSVYTKLNFDPNKDLRGVSMLAYSPHILAVHPSVPANTLPELVALSKKERLNFAVTAMGSAPHVAGVAVEQATGAKWEYVPYKGGSQAVTDTIGGQTQIIMNGMLATLPYVQSGKLKAIAVSKRSRMPQIPNVPTIAEQGVTDFESGTWQGVVAPLNMPADAVARLSKELARIMSLPDIKSKLNEQGAEVNIMAPEQLDPFLASERKRWAQVVEKGNIRLD, from the coding sequence ATGTCTATCAACCGTCGTCATTTCCTGACGGCCGCTGGCGCAGCCGCGCTCGGCGTCGCCGCCCCCGCCTTGCGCGCAGAAGCCGCCTGGCCCAACCGCAACGTCCGCCTGCTGGTGCCCTACACGGCCGGCGGCTCGTCCGACATCATCGCGCGCCTGGTCAGCCAGCCGCTCGCTGAAGCCCTGAAGCAGACCGTCATCGTCGACAACCGTCCGGGCGCCAACGGCAACCTGGGCGCCGCCATGGTCGTCCAATCCGACGACAAGCACACCCTGCTGCTGTGTGATCTCGGCGCCCTGGTGATCAGCCCGTCCGTCTACACCAAGCTCAACTTCGATCCCAACAAGGACCTGCGCGGCGTCAGCATGCTGGCGTACTCCCCGCACATCCTGGCGGTGCATCCGTCAGTGCCGGCCAATACCCTGCCGGAACTGGTCGCCCTGTCGAAGAAGGAACGCCTGAATTTCGCCGTGACCGCCATGGGCAGCGCCCCCCACGTGGCCGGCGTCGCGGTGGAGCAGGCCACCGGCGCGAAGTGGGAATACGTGCCCTACAAGGGCGGCTCCCAGGCCGTCACGGACACCATAGGCGGCCAGACGCAGATCATCATGAACGGCATGCTGGCCACCTTGCCCTACGTCCAGAGCGGCAAGCTCAAGGCAATCGCGGTGTCCAAGCGCAGCCGCATGCCACAGATTCCCAACGTGCCCACCATCGCCGAACAGGGCGTGACGGACTTCGAGTCGGGCACCTGGCAGGGCGTCGTGGCGCCCTTGAACATGCCGGCTGACGCCGTGGCGCGGCTGTCCAAGGAACTGGCCCGCATCATGAGCCTGCCCGACATCAAGTCCAAGCTCAACGAGCAAGGCGCCGAAGTCAATATCATGGCGCCCGAGCAGCTGGATCCCTTCCTGGCCTCCGAGCGCAAGCGTTGGGCGCAAGTGGTCGAGAAGGGCAACATCCGCCTGGATTGA
- the nth gene encoding endonuclease III produces the protein MNPAKRLEIFTRLQAANPTPETELEYTTPFQLLIAVLLSAQATDKSVNIATRKFFPHHGTPQGLVDLGEEGVAEYIKTIGLYRNKAKNAVATARIILEQHGGQVPETREALEALPGVGRKTANVVLNTAFRQVAMAVDTHIFRVSNRTNLAPGKDVLAVELKLMKVVPKEFLLDAHHWLILHGRYVCVARTPKCPQCGIADLCEYKQKTVA, from the coding sequence ATGAATCCCGCCAAACGCCTCGAAATCTTTACCCGCCTGCAAGCCGCCAATCCCACGCCTGAAACGGAACTGGAATACACCACGCCGTTCCAGCTGCTGATCGCGGTGCTGCTGTCGGCGCAGGCCACCGACAAATCGGTGAACATCGCCACGCGCAAATTCTTTCCCCATCACGGCACGCCGCAAGGGTTGGTGGACCTGGGGGAAGAAGGTGTGGCTGAGTACATCAAGACCATCGGTCTCTATCGCAACAAAGCGAAGAACGCCGTGGCGACCGCGCGCATCATTCTTGAACAGCACGGCGGCCAGGTGCCCGAGACACGCGAAGCCCTGGAAGCCTTGCCCGGCGTCGGCCGCAAGACCGCCAACGTGGTGTTGAACACGGCGTTCCGCCAGGTCGCGATGGCGGTCGATACGCATATCTTCCGCGTGTCCAATCGCACCAACCTGGCGCCCGGCAAGGACGTGCTGGCCGTCGAACTGAAGCTGATGAAGGTCGTGCCCAAGGAATTCCTGCTGGACGCGCACCACTGGCTGATCCTGCACGGCCGCTACGTCTGTGTGGCACGCACGCCGAAATGCCCGCAGTGCGGGATTGCCGACTTGTGCGAATACAAGCAGAAGACAGTAGCGTGA
- a CDS encoding ABC transporter ATP-binding protein, whose product MTAPALEITDLHAWYGESHILHGVNMNVRQGEVVTLLGRNGAGRTTTLRAILGLTGTRKGSVRINGTESAGMPTFRIAHLGVGYCPEERGIFASLSCEENLLLPPPVGGALGGGMSLAEIYEMFPNLQERRHSPGTRLSGGEQQMLAVARILRTGANLLLLDEISEGLAPVIVQALGRMITALKQRGYTIVMVEQNFRFAAPLADRFYVMEHGQIIENFDAAQLNEKQETLNELLGV is encoded by the coding sequence ATGACCGCGCCCGCGCTGGAAATCACCGACCTGCACGCCTGGTATGGGGAATCGCACATCCTGCACGGCGTGAACATGAATGTGCGCCAAGGCGAAGTGGTGACCCTGCTGGGCCGCAACGGCGCCGGCCGTACCACCACCCTGCGCGCGATCCTGGGCCTGACCGGCACCCGCAAGGGCTCGGTACGCATCAACGGCACGGAATCGGCCGGCATGCCGACGTTCCGCATCGCGCATCTGGGCGTGGGTTACTGCCCGGAAGAACGCGGCATCTTCGCCAGCCTCAGCTGCGAGGAAAACCTGCTGCTGCCGCCCCCCGTGGGCGGCGCGCTGGGCGGCGGCATGTCGCTGGCCGAGATCTACGAGATGTTCCCCAATCTGCAGGAACGGCGCCACTCGCCAGGCACCCGCCTGTCCGGCGGCGAACAGCAGATGCTGGCGGTGGCCCGCATCCTGCGCACCGGCGCCAACCTGCTGCTGCTGGATGAGATTTCGGAAGGCCTGGCGCCGGTCATCGTGCAAGCGCTGGGACGCATGATCACGGCATTGAAGCAACGCGGCTATACCATCGTGATGGTGGAGCAGAATTTCCGCTTCGCCGCCCCGCTGGCCGACCGCTTCTACGTGATGGAACACGGCCAGATCATCGAAAACTTCGACGCCGCGCAACTCAACGAAAAACAGGAAACGCTCAACGAACTGTTGGGCGTCTGA
- a CDS encoding ABC transporter substrate-binding protein: protein MKLHTLTAALALAGIGAISLPAQAAGISDDVIRIGFVSDLSGVYSDIDGKGGIEAIKMAIEDAGGSINGKKIELVTADHQNKADIASARAREWFDQQKVDVLIGGTNSSTSLAMAQVAAEKKKPFLAIGAGASDLTNAQCSPYTVHYAYDTVALARGTGSAVVKDGGKSWFFLTADYAFGHALERDTANVVKASGGEVKGTVRAPLGASDFSSFLLQAQSSKAQILGLANAGGDTINAIKAANEFGITQTMKMAGLLVFINDIDSLGLQATQNMYLTDSWYWDQSDDARAWAKRFEGKINRKPSSLQAGDYSAVSNYLKAVKETGTDDADTIMKWFKSNKLNDMYVKNGYTREDGRMVHDMFLMQVKTPKESKGRWDYYKVVATLPGDEVYTKLSESTCKLVKK, encoded by the coding sequence ATGAAGCTGCATACCCTAACGGCTGCACTGGCCCTGGCCGGCATCGGCGCAATCAGCCTGCCCGCGCAGGCCGCCGGGATTTCCGATGACGTGATCCGCATCGGTTTCGTCAGCGACCTGTCCGGTGTCTATTCGGACATCGACGGCAAGGGCGGGATCGAAGCGATCAAGATGGCGATCGAGGATGCCGGCGGCAGTATCAATGGCAAGAAGATCGAACTGGTCACGGCCGACCACCAGAACAAGGCCGACATCGCGTCGGCGCGCGCCCGCGAATGGTTCGACCAACAGAAGGTCGATGTCCTGATCGGCGGCACGAATTCCTCCACCAGCCTGGCCATGGCCCAGGTCGCGGCGGAAAAGAAGAAACCGTTCCTGGCCATCGGCGCAGGCGCGTCCGACCTGACCAACGCCCAATGTTCGCCCTACACCGTCCACTACGCCTACGACACCGTGGCGCTGGCGCGCGGGACCGGTTCGGCGGTGGTGAAGGACGGCGGCAAGAGCTGGTTCTTCCTGACCGCGGACTATGCCTTCGGCCATGCCCTGGAGCGCGACACCGCCAACGTGGTGAAGGCTTCCGGCGGCGAGGTCAAGGGCACCGTGCGCGCGCCGCTGGGCGCATCGGACTTCTCGTCCTTCCTGCTGCAAGCCCAGTCGTCCAAGGCCCAGATCCTGGGTCTGGCCAATGCCGGCGGCGACACCATCAACGCCATCAAGGCGGCCAATGAGTTCGGCATCACCCAGACCATGAAGATGGCGGGCCTGCTGGTCTTCATCAACGACATCGACTCGCTGGGCCTGCAAGCCACGCAGAACATGTATCTGACCGACAGCTGGTATTGGGATCAGTCGGACGACGCGCGGGCCTGGGCCAAGCGTTTCGAAGGCAAGATCAACCGCAAGCCGTCCAGCCTGCAGGCGGGCGACTATTCGGCGGTGTCGAACTACCTGAAGGCGGTGAAGGAAACCGGCACCGACGATGCCGACACCATCATGAAGTGGTTCAAGTCGAACAAGCTGAACGACATGTACGTGAAGAACGGCTACACCCGCGAGGACGGCCGCATGGTGCACGACATGTTCCTGATGCAGGTGAAGACGCCGAAGGAATCGAAGGGCCGCTGGGACTACTACAAGGTGGTCGCCACCCTGCCGGGCGACGAGGTCTACACCAAGCTGTCCGAATCGACCTGCAAGCTGGTCAAGAAGTAA
- a CDS encoding branched-chain amino acid ABC transporter permease — translation MEIFGIPLQALLGQLLLGLVNGSFYAMLSLGLAVIFGLLNVINFAHGALYMMGAFTAWAGMNYLGLNYWVMLILGPIVVGIFGIIIERLLLRHLYRLDHLYGLLLTFGLTLLIEGLFRSVYGVSGQPYPPPDALRGATNLGFMILPNYRAWVVVASLVVCLGTWFVIERTRLGALLRAGTENPRLVEAFGVNVPRMVMLTYGFGVALAGFAGVLAAPVLQISPLMGSNLIIVVFAVVVIGGMGSILGSILTGLGLGVIEGLTKVFWPEASSTVVFIIMAIVLLLRPAGLFGKEK, via the coding sequence ATGGAAATATTCGGCATCCCTTTGCAGGCCTTACTGGGCCAATTGCTGCTGGGGCTGGTCAACGGCTCGTTCTACGCCATGCTGTCCCTGGGACTGGCGGTCATCTTCGGCTTGCTGAACGTGATCAACTTCGCCCACGGCGCGCTGTACATGATGGGCGCCTTCACGGCCTGGGCGGGCATGAACTACCTGGGCCTGAATTACTGGGTGATGCTGATCCTGGGCCCCATCGTGGTGGGCATCTTCGGCATCATCATCGAGCGGCTGCTGCTGCGCCACCTGTACCGGCTCGATCACCTCTACGGCCTGTTGCTGACCTTTGGCCTGACCCTGCTGATCGAAGGCCTGTTCCGCAGCGTCTACGGCGTCTCCGGCCAGCCCTATCCGCCGCCTGACGCCCTGCGCGGCGCGACCAACCTGGGCTTCATGATCCTGCCGAACTATCGCGCGTGGGTGGTGGTGGCGTCCCTGGTGGTCTGCCTGGGCACCTGGTTCGTCATCGAACGCACCCGCCTGGGCGCCCTGCTGCGCGCCGGCACCGAGAACCCGCGCCTGGTCGAGGCCTTCGGGGTCAACGTGCCGCGCATGGTCATGCTGACCTACGGCTTCGGCGTGGCCCTGGCGGGCTTTGCCGGCGTGCTGGCCGCGCCCGTGCTGCAGATTTCCCCGCTGATGGGATCGAACCTGATCATCGTGGTGTTCGCCGTGGTGGTGATCGGCGGCATGGGCTCCATCCTGGGTTCCATCCTGACCGGCCTGGGGCTGGGCGTGATCGAGGGCCTGACCAAGGTCTTCTGGCCCGAAGCGTCCAGCACCGTGGTGTTCATCATCATGGCCATCGTCCTGCTGCTGCGTCCGGCCGGCCTGTTCGGGAAAGAAAAATGA
- the acnA gene encoding aconitate hydratase AcnA, with protein sequence MPHNTFDTLKTFKIGGKSCQYYSLPALGKALGVDVQRLPVSLRVVLESVLRNCDGQKVTEEHVKQLANWQPTAKREEEIPFVVARVVLQDFTGVPLLADIAAMRSVAANMGKDPKAIEPLVPVDLVVDHSVMIDYFGTQKALDLNMKLEFQRNQERYQFMKWGMQAFDTFGVVPPGFGIVHQVNLEYLARGVHQDKANNVYYPDSLVGTDSHTTMINGIGVVGWGVGGIEAEAGMLGQPVYFLTPDVVGVELKGKLRGGVTATDLVLTITEMLRREKVVGKFVEFCGEGTASLSVTDRATIGNMAPEYGATMGFFPVDERTIEYFKGTGRTEEEIAAFEGYFKAQKMFGVPKAKDLTFSKLLTLDLSTVAPSLAGPKRPQDRIEIGNVKNTFIDLFSKPVAENGFNQPAEKLAKVYTTSAKTKVKNGDILIAAITSCTNTSNPSVMLAAGLLAKKAVEAGLKIPKHIKTSLAPGSRVVTEYLTKTGLLPYLEKLGFDVAAYGCTTCIGNAGDLTQDLNEAIVSENLVCAAVLSGNRNFEARIHPNIKANFLASPPLVVAYALAGTVTRDLMTEPVGKGKNGDVWLGDIWPSTEEVQDLLKFALDPAGFRANYGQVKSNPGKLWEKIKGVSGETYNWPSSTYIAEPPFFDGFGMEPGAIPVIKGAHALGIFGDSVTTDHISPAGSIKESSPAGKWLKEHGVSKADFNSYGSRRGNHEIMMRGTFANVRIKNLMIPAAADGSRFEGGETLYQPSGEQISIYDAAMQYIAAGIPTVVFGGEEYGTGSSRDWAAKGTQLLGVKAVVARSFERIHRSNLVGMGVLPLQFKGDDSAQTLGLTGEETFDISGLEAGIRPQQDVTLTIHGKDGSKRDVQVLLRIDTPIEVDYYQHGGILPFVLRQLLANEPAAAAAA encoded by the coding sequence ATGCCGCACAACACGTTCGACACCCTCAAGACATTCAAAATCGGTGGCAAGTCCTGTCAGTACTATTCCCTGCCTGCGCTGGGCAAGGCCCTGGGCGTGGACGTGCAGCGTCTGCCCGTCTCGCTGCGCGTCGTGCTGGAATCGGTACTGCGCAATTGCGACGGCCAGAAAGTGACCGAGGAACATGTCAAGCAGCTGGCGAACTGGCAGCCGACCGCCAAGCGCGAAGAAGAAATTCCTTTCGTCGTCGCGCGCGTGGTGCTGCAGGATTTCACCGGTGTGCCGCTGCTGGCCGACATCGCCGCCATGCGTTCCGTCGCGGCGAACATGGGCAAGGATCCCAAGGCCATCGAGCCCCTGGTGCCGGTGGACCTGGTGGTCGATCACTCAGTGATGATCGATTACTTCGGCACCCAGAAAGCGCTGGACCTGAACATGAAACTGGAATTCCAGCGCAACCAGGAACGCTACCAGTTCATGAAGTGGGGCATGCAGGCCTTCGACACCTTCGGCGTCGTGCCGCCGGGCTTCGGCATCGTCCACCAGGTCAATCTCGAATACCTGGCCCGCGGCGTCCACCAGGACAAGGCCAATAACGTTTACTACCCCGACTCGCTGGTGGGCACCGACAGCCACACCACGATGATCAACGGCATCGGCGTGGTCGGCTGGGGTGTGGGCGGCATAGAAGCCGAAGCCGGCATGCTGGGCCAGCCCGTGTACTTCCTGACCCCCGACGTGGTCGGCGTGGAACTCAAGGGCAAGCTGCGCGGCGGCGTCACCGCCACCGACCTGGTCCTGACCATCACCGAAATGCTGCGCCGGGAAAAAGTGGTCGGCAAATTCGTCGAATTCTGCGGCGAAGGCACCGCCAGCCTGTCGGTGACCGACCGCGCCACCATCGGCAACATGGCGCCGGAATACGGCGCCACCATGGGCTTCTTCCCGGTCGACGAACGCACCATCGAGTATTTCAAGGGCACCGGCCGCACGGAAGAAGAAATCGCCGCCTTCGAAGGCTATTTCAAGGCGCAGAAGATGTTCGGCGTGCCCAAGGCCAAGGACCTCACCTTCTCGAAGCTGCTGACCTTGGACCTGTCCACCGTGGCGCCTTCGCTGGCCGGCCCCAAGCGTCCGCAGGACCGCATCGAGATCGGCAACGTCAAAAACACCTTCATCGACCTGTTCTCCAAGCCGGTCGCCGAAAACGGCTTCAACCAGCCCGCCGAGAAGCTGGCCAAGGTGTACACCACCAGCGCCAAGACCAAGGTCAAGAACGGCGACATCCTGATTGCCGCCATCACGTCCTGCACCAATACGTCCAACCCCAGCGTGATGCTGGCGGCGGGCCTGCTGGCCAAGAAGGCGGTGGAAGCCGGCCTGAAGATACCCAAGCACATCAAGACGTCGCTGGCCCCCGGCTCGCGCGTGGTCACCGAATACCTGACCAAGACCGGCCTGCTGCCCTATCTGGAAAAGCTGGGCTTCGACGTGGCCGCCTATGGCTGCACGACGTGTATCGGCAACGCCGGCGACCTGACGCAGGACCTCAACGAGGCCATCGTGTCGGAGAACCTGGTATGCGCCGCCGTGCTGTCGGGCAACCGCAACTTCGAGGCGCGCATCCACCCGAACATCAAGGCCAACTTCCTGGCGTCGCCGCCTTTGGTCGTGGCTTACGCCCTGGCGGGCACCGTCACGCGTGACCTGATGACCGAACCGGTCGGCAAGGGCAAGAACGGCGACGTCTGGCTGGGCGACATCTGGCCGTCGACCGAGGAAGTGCAGGACCTGTTGAAGTTCGCGCTGGACCCGGCAGGTTTCCGCGCCAACTACGGCCAGGTCAAGTCCAATCCCGGCAAGCTGTGGGAGAAGATCAAGGGCGTCAGCGGCGAAACCTACAACTGGCCTTCTTCGACCTATATCGCCGAACCGCCCTTCTTCGACGGCTTCGGCATGGAACCCGGCGCGATTCCCGTCATCAAGGGCGCGCATGCCCTGGGCATCTTCGGCGACTCGGTGACCACCGATCACATCTCGCCGGCCGGCTCCATCAAGGAAAGCTCGCCCGCGGGCAAATGGCTGAAGGAGCACGGTGTATCCAAGGCCGACTTCAACAGCTACGGCTCGCGCCGCGGTAATCACGAGATCATGATGCGCGGCACGTTCGCCAACGTGCGTATCAAGAACCTGATGATTCCGGCGGCAGCCGACGGCAGCCGCTTCGAAGGCGGCGAAACCCTGTACCAGCCGTCCGGCGAACAGATTTCGATCTACGACGCCGCCATGCAGTACATCGCCGCGGGCATCCCGACGGTGGTGTTCGGTGGCGAAGAGTACGGCACGGGTTCCTCGCGCGACTGGGCCGCCAAGGGCACGCAGCTGCTGGGCGTGAAGGCCGTGGTGGCACGCAGTTTCGAACGTATCCACCGCAGCAACCTGGTCGGCATGGGTGTGCTGCCCTTGCAGTTCAAGGGTGACGACAGCGCGCAGACACTGGGCCTGACCGGCGAGGAAACCTTCGACATCAGCGGCCTGGAAGCGGGCATCCGTCCGCAGCAGGACGTCACCTTGACCATCCACGGCAAGGACGGTTCCAAGCGCGACGTGCAGGTGCTGCTGCGCATCGATACGCCGATCGAAGTCGACTACTACCAGCATGGCGGCATCCTGCCGTTCGTGTTGCGTCAGTTGCTGGCGAACGAGCCGGCCGCCGCTGCCGCGGCCTGA
- the rsxB gene encoding electron transport complex subunit RsxB gives MSDLSLADRIDALLPQTQCTKCGYDGCRPYAAAMADGTAPINRCPPGGDAGIQALAELLRTPPVALDTTCGEHGPLLLAVIDEQHCIGCTLCISACPVDAIVGANKRMHTVLDDLCTGCDLCVAPCPVDCIAMVPADRAWTPADADAARARHDQRQARLEAPPRDAGRANPVRTRGTLGAPLTHDAENEDDAPAADITVTASADDADARKRAAIAAALERARARRAGGKPT, from the coding sequence ATGTCCGACTTATCCCTGGCCGATCGCATCGATGCGCTGTTGCCGCAAACGCAATGCACCAAGTGCGGTTACGACGGCTGTCGGCCCTATGCCGCGGCGATGGCCGACGGCACGGCGCCGATCAATCGATGTCCACCGGGCGGCGACGCCGGCATCCAGGCCTTGGCCGAGTTGCTGCGCACGCCGCCCGTCGCACTGGACACCACTTGCGGAGAACATGGCCCTTTGCTGCTGGCCGTGATCGACGAACAGCATTGCATAGGCTGTACGCTGTGCATCAGCGCCTGTCCGGTCGACGCCATCGTCGGCGCCAACAAGCGCATGCACACGGTGCTGGACGACTTGTGCACAGGCTGCGATCTTTGCGTGGCGCCCTGTCCGGTCGATTGCATCGCCATGGTGCCGGCGGACCGCGCGTGGACGCCGGCCGATGCGGATGCGGCGCGCGCGCGGCATGATCAACGCCAGGCGCGACTGGAAGCGCCGCCGCGCGATGCGGGCCGCGCCAATCCCGTGCGGACGCGCGGCACGCTGGGCGCGCCCCTCACGCACGATGCCGAGAACGAAGACGACGCGCCCGCGGCGGACATAACCGTGACCGCCAGCGCGGACGACGCGGATGCGCGCAAGCGCGCGGCCATCGCCGCCGCGCTGGAACGCGCGCGTGCCCGCCGCGCGGGTGGCAAGCCCACGTAA